In Paraburkholderia caballeronis, the following proteins share a genomic window:
- a CDS encoding SpoIIE family protein phosphatase → MSIRALLDRGLVACCGVLLALFVLLLSNGWRAFAAAGDALATFRTFRSALVAMETVSAERAPTNGALGEEWPVPEPKLAALRAARRASDDALALLSARLDDETCEPCRAERPAIDAARSDLLLARANADRLLRLPRAERSQPALDDAVARMVDVIPQLQPAVYAADRSIVTSDAGSSDMTDYLRLASLAALLREQAGLLGSRFTGALGARRPLSGSEQRDIAMSYGRIGQLRELIDSLTRSRTDAKMNDDAVLARMRDQYFGAGLAYAGSVEALASRADGAPPSTAQFAQRYVPLMRPIVDFRDAMLNRVETGLRRHRDALLVRLAGGGIGLVAVAIALLLGARRFRRRIIVPLADATHEIVAVAAGRPSADIAPHAYSGEIRELFDAVRTLKANTLDRMRSIEYASLIQRAMLPDPSIEAGFGANHFVLWKPRDVVGGDFYLCRRNADGDLVGVIDCAGHGVPGALMTMTARALFERAMEATPLDDPAAILRRTDDGLRRMLSRERLDKVLAGSMDAGLVFVDRVRRRIVFAGAKISLFATDGRDVHEHKGARRAIGDRRRGEYDNVEVALRPGWTFYLGTDGLFDQAGGDDGFGFGGTRFASMLRDHAHLPLDDQARVFEATLDAYRRGHPQRDDMTLLAFRID, encoded by the coding sequence ATGTCGATTCGCGCGCTGCTTGACCGCGGCCTGGTCGCGTGTTGCGGCGTGCTGCTCGCGCTGTTCGTGCTGCTGCTGTCGAACGGATGGCGCGCGTTCGCCGCCGCCGGCGACGCGCTCGCGACGTTCCGCACGTTTCGCAGCGCGCTCGTCGCGATGGAGACGGTGTCGGCCGAACGCGCGCCGACCAACGGCGCGCTCGGCGAGGAATGGCCGGTGCCCGAGCCGAAGCTCGCCGCGTTGCGCGCCGCGCGCCGTGCGAGCGACGACGCGCTCGCGCTGTTGTCCGCGCGGCTCGATGACGAAACCTGCGAGCCGTGCCGCGCGGAACGGCCGGCGATCGACGCGGCGCGCAGCGACCTGCTGCTCGCGCGCGCGAACGCCGACCGGCTGTTGCGGCTGCCGCGCGCGGAGCGTTCGCAACCGGCGCTGGACGACGCGGTCGCGCGGATGGTCGACGTGATTCCGCAGTTGCAGCCGGCGGTGTATGCGGCGGACCGCAGCATCGTCACCAGCGACGCGGGCAGCAGCGACATGACCGACTATCTGCGGCTCGCGAGTCTCGCGGCATTGCTGCGCGAGCAGGCCGGGCTGCTCGGCTCGCGCTTCACCGGCGCGCTCGGCGCGCGTCGGCCGTTGAGCGGGAGCGAGCAGCGCGACATCGCGATGTCGTATGGGCGCATCGGCCAGTTGCGCGAGCTGATCGATTCGCTGACGCGCAGCCGCACCGACGCGAAGATGAACGACGATGCCGTGCTCGCCCGGATGCGCGACCAGTATTTCGGCGCGGGGCTCGCGTATGCCGGTTCGGTCGAGGCGCTCGCGAGCCGCGCGGACGGCGCGCCGCCGTCGACCGCGCAGTTCGCGCAGCGTTACGTGCCGCTGATGCGGCCGATCGTCGATTTCCGCGACGCCATGCTGAACCGCGTCGAGACCGGCCTGCGCAGGCATCGCGACGCGCTGCTGGTGCGGCTCGCCGGCGGCGGCATCGGCCTGGTCGCAGTGGCGATCGCGCTGCTGCTGGGCGCGCGGCGTTTTCGCCGGCGCATCATCGTGCCGCTCGCGGACGCGACGCACGAGATCGTCGCGGTCGCGGCCGGCCGCCCGAGCGCGGATATCGCGCCGCACGCGTACAGCGGCGAGATCCGCGAACTGTTCGACGCGGTCCGCACGCTGAAGGCGAACACGCTCGACCGGATGCGCTCGATCGAATACGCGAGCCTGATCCAGCGCGCGATGCTGCCCGATCCGTCGATCGAGGCCGGCTTCGGCGCGAATCATTTCGTGCTGTGGAAGCCGCGCGACGTGGTCGGCGGCGACTTCTACCTGTGCCGCCGCAACGCGGACGGCGACCTGGTCGGCGTGATCGACTGCGCGGGCCACGGCGTGCCGGGCGCGCTGATGACGATGACCGCCCGCGCGCTGTTCGAGCGCGCGATGGAGGCGACGCCGCTCGACGATCCCGCGGCGATCCTGCGCCGCACCGACGACGGGCTGCGCCGGATGCTGAGCCGCGAGCGGCTCGACAAGGTGCTCGCGGGCAGCATGGACGCCGGCCTCGTGTTCGTCGATCGCGTGCGGCGGCGCATCGTGTTCGCCGGCGCGAAGATTTCGCTGTTCGCGACCGACGGCCGCGACGTGCACGAGCACAAGGGCGCGCGCCGTGCGATCGGCGACCGGCGTCGCGGCGAATACGACAACGTCGAGGTGGCATTGCGGCCGGGCTGGACGTTCTATCTGGGCACGGACGGCCTGTTCGACCAGGCCGGCGGCGACGACGGTTTCGGCTTCGGCGGCACGCGTTTCGCGTCGATGCTGCGCGACCACGCGCATCTGCCGCTGGACGACCAGGCGCGCGTGTTCGAGGCGACGCTCGACGCATACCGGCGCGGCCACCCGCAGCGCGACGACATGACCCTGCTTGCGTTTCGCATTGACTGA
- the siaB gene encoding biofilm regulation protein kinase SiaB — MESLDLLSLREQYTRQRIMLCFNGPISRSLLEEIGNALRGYMEAEQATPNEAMDVFAVYIEMTQNIRRYTAQRGYNEQTATATVAIGRGAADGYVVFAGNVVERDDGLRLMRTIDAIGRLDPADLKAAYRAQLRRPRERAPGGGAGLGLLGIARKSRVPLQPSLADQPDGRAFFSLRAVI, encoded by the coding sequence ATGGAATCGCTGGACCTGCTGAGCCTGCGCGAACAGTACACGCGGCAACGCATCATGCTGTGCTTCAACGGCCCGATCTCGCGCAGCCTGCTCGAAGAGATCGGCAATGCGCTGCGCGGCTACATGGAAGCCGAGCAGGCGACGCCGAACGAGGCGATGGACGTGTTCGCCGTCTACATCGAGATGACGCAGAACATTCGCCGCTATACGGCGCAACGCGGCTACAACGAGCAGACTGCGACCGCGACGGTCGCGATCGGCCGCGGCGCGGCCGACGGCTACGTCGTTTTCGCGGGCAACGTGGTCGAGCGCGACGACGGCCTGCGGCTGATGCGGACGATCGACGCCATCGGGCGCCTCGACCCGGCCGACCTGAAGGCCGCATACCGCGCGCAGTTGCGGCGGCCGCGCGAGCGCGCGCCGGGCGGCGGCGCGGGACTCGGGCTGCTGGGCATCGCGAGGAAGAGCCGCGTGCCGCTGCAGCCGTCGCTCGCGGACCAACCTGACGGACGCGCATTCTTCAGCCTGCGCGCCGTGATCTGA
- the siaC gene encoding biofilm regulation phosphoprotein SiaC, giving the protein MSNQLVIGGTPSTPSIDGDWQAGVLAMSGDSYPENAYELFDQVTGWIRRFFAAEPRPLALELQLLYLNTSSIKAMMEIFDLFEDAHREGRAVRVVWYYDSHNERVAELAAEFREDCTFEFEILARDEDPR; this is encoded by the coding sequence ATGAGCAACCAACTTGTTATCGGCGGGACGCCGTCCACACCGTCGATCGACGGCGACTGGCAGGCCGGCGTCCTCGCGATGAGCGGCGATTCGTATCCGGAGAACGCGTACGAACTGTTCGACCAGGTGACCGGCTGGATTCGCCGCTTTTTCGCCGCGGAACCGCGCCCCCTCGCGCTCGAATTGCAACTGCTGTATCTGAACACCAGTTCGATCAAGGCGATGATGGAGATCTTCGACCTGTTCGAGGACGCGCATCGCGAAGGGCGCGCGGTGCGCGTCGTCTGGTACTACGACAGCCACAACGAACGCGTGGCCGAACTCGCGGCCGAGTTTCGCGAGGACTGCACGTTCGAATTCGAGATCCTCGCGCGCGACGAGGATCCGCGATGA
- the siaD gene encoding biofilm regulation diguanylate cyclase SiaD, with protein MNDELDRMVEQLLADPQYEGHPLRAALSLVYRRALGQNARSERIAQISDGFQAMARDAHSTLSGRYESQSKRLGKILRIADRYQALMRDRNALLQEASMLDPLTGIPNRRQLMVRLNEESARSARTGRPFVIAMLDADYFKQINDRWGHDVGDRVLMELGHAMLASKRQYDLCGRWGGEEFLLVLPDTTLDGAGTVVERMHRNIAEVRVPVGDRDETIGVTVSIGAAVSMAGETYAQTLGRADAALRRAKQEGRNRTVFDGR; from the coding sequence ATGAACGACGAGCTGGACCGGATGGTCGAGCAGTTGCTGGCCGACCCGCAATACGAAGGGCATCCGCTGCGCGCGGCGCTGTCGCTCGTTTATCGGCGCGCGCTCGGCCAGAACGCGCGCAGCGAGCGGATCGCGCAGATCTCCGACGGCTTCCAGGCGATGGCGCGCGACGCGCACTCGACGCTGTCCGGGCGTTACGAGAGCCAGTCGAAGCGGCTCGGCAAGATCCTGCGCATCGCGGACCGCTATCAGGCGCTGATGCGCGATCGCAACGCGCTGTTGCAGGAAGCGTCGATGCTCGATCCGCTGACCGGCATTCCGAACCGCCGGCAACTGATGGTCCGGCTGAACGAGGAGAGCGCGCGCTCGGCCCGCACCGGGCGTCCGTTCGTGATAGCGATGCTCGATGCGGACTACTTCAAGCAGATCAACGACCGCTGGGGACACGACGTCGGCGACCGCGTGCTGATGGAACTGGGGCACGCGATGCTCGCTTCGAAGCGGCAATACGATCTGTGCGGACGGTGGGGCGGCGAGGAATTTCTGCTGGTGCTGCCGGATACGACGCTCGACGGCGCGGGTACGGTGGTCGAGCGGATGCACCGGAACATCGCGGAAGTCAGGGTTCCGGTCGGGGATCGCGACGAGACGATCGGCGTGACGGTCAGTATCGGTGCAGCCGTGTCTATGGCCGGCGAAACTTATGCGCAGACGCTCGGGCGCGCGGACGCGGCGCTGCGCCGGGCGAAGCAGGAAGGGCGGAACCGGACGGTGTTCGACGGACGGTAA
- a CDS encoding DHA2 family efflux MFS transporter permease subunit produces MDRDNRPTRPRTAAALDPSVWKISAVAVLGSLLAQLDATIVNVSLSSLAQDLHSTLPVIQWVTSGYLLALTFVLPLNGWLVDRIGGKALYLWCFSVFTISSALCGLAWSANSLIGFRILQGVSGGLLAPMAQMMMKRAAGDQFTRIAGYAAFPILLGPLLGPVIAGAILHYTSWRWLFLVNLPVGLLALVLALRFLPDDREERKQRELDWLGLLLLSPGLALVLFGAERIGRHTGLVAMAAGFVLLVGFLRVEKRKAEHALIDLGQFRSRTFAVASVAQFLSNGVMFAGQMLIPLFLIEACGQSPAMMGWLLAPLGLGMMLTFPSLGLLTGRFGARAVATGGAALALCATLALAWLAGRGLDLFVLVPALFVRGMGQGAVGLPAISVAYASIERRDLPMATTTLNIVQRLGGPTLTTLCALFLAWMLETHGGSGEPHAWVFAFLLLAALHALTVLAAAGLPRRARG; encoded by the coding sequence ATGGACAGGGACAACCGGCCAACCCGGCCGCGCACCGCGGCAGCACTCGATCCTTCGGTCTGGAAGATATCGGCCGTCGCGGTGCTCGGGTCGTTGCTCGCGCAGCTGGATGCGACGATCGTCAACGTGTCGCTGTCGAGTCTCGCGCAGGATCTGCATTCGACGCTTCCGGTCATTCAGTGGGTCACGAGCGGCTATCTGCTCGCGCTGACGTTCGTGCTGCCGCTGAACGGCTGGCTGGTCGATCGCATCGGCGGAAAAGCCCTGTATTTGTGGTGCTTTTCGGTGTTCACGATCAGTTCGGCGCTCTGCGGCCTCGCGTGGTCGGCCAACTCGCTGATCGGCTTTCGCATCCTGCAAGGCGTGAGCGGCGGCCTGCTCGCGCCGATGGCGCAGATGATGATGAAACGCGCGGCGGGAGACCAGTTCACGCGCATCGCCGGTTATGCGGCGTTTCCGATTCTGCTCGGGCCGCTGCTCGGCCCGGTGATCGCCGGCGCGATCCTGCATTACACGTCGTGGCGCTGGCTGTTCCTCGTGAATCTGCCGGTCGGCCTGCTCGCGCTCGTGCTGGCGCTGCGTTTCCTGCCCGACGACCGCGAGGAGCGCAAGCAGCGCGAACTCGACTGGCTGGGCCTGTTGCTGCTGTCGCCGGGACTCGCGCTGGTGCTGTTCGGCGCGGAGCGGATCGGTCGGCACACGGGACTTGTCGCGATGGCGGCGGGATTCGTGCTGCTCGTCGGGTTCCTGCGCGTGGAAAAACGCAAGGCCGAACACGCGCTGATCGATCTCGGCCAGTTTCGCAGCAGGACCTTCGCCGTGGCGTCGGTTGCGCAGTTTCTGTCGAACGGCGTGATGTTCGCGGGGCAGATGCTGATTCCGCTGTTCCTGATCGAAGCGTGCGGCCAGTCGCCCGCGATGATGGGATGGCTGCTCGCGCCGCTCGGCCTCGGGATGATGCTGACGTTTCCGTCGCTCGGCTTGTTGACCGGGCGTTTCGGCGCGCGCGCGGTGGCGACCGGCGGAGCGGCGCTCGCGTTGTGCGCGACGCTGGCGCTCGCGTGGCTGGCGGGGCGCGGGCTCGATCTGTTCGTGCTCGTTCCGGCGCTGTTCGTTCGCGGGATGGGACAGGGCGCGGTGGGACTGCCGGCGATCTCCGTCGCGTATGCGTCGATCGAGCGACGCGATCTGCCGATGGCCACCACGACGCTCAACATCGTCCAGCGGCTCGGCGGCCCGACGCTGACCACGCTCTGCGCGCTGTTTCTTGCGTGGATGCTGGAGACGCATGGCGGCAGCGGCGAGCCGCATGCGTGGGTTTTCGCGTTCCTGCTGCTTGCCGCGCTGCATGCGCTCACGGTGCTGGCGGCCGCGGGCCTGCCGCGCCGCGCGCGGGGTTGA
- a CDS encoding isochorismatase family protein gives MSVTTLDPHTALIVVDLQKGIAGLPAVHPIAAVTAKAAELASAFRQRGLPVVLVNAGGRAPGRTEQSQASMPLPDDWMDLLPELDPQPQDHRVTKYTWGAFLGTGLESRLKSAGVTQIVLAGVATSMGVESTAREAYALGFNVTLAIDAMTDLSEAAHINSVSRIFPRLGETGTTQEIVALLDSHSV, from the coding sequence ATGAGCGTGACCACCCTCGACCCGCACACCGCCCTGATCGTCGTCGATCTGCAGAAAGGCATTGCGGGACTTCCCGCCGTTCATCCGATCGCCGCCGTCACCGCGAAGGCGGCTGAGCTGGCGTCGGCGTTTCGTCAACGGGGACTGCCGGTCGTGCTGGTCAACGCCGGCGGACGCGCGCCGGGGCGCACGGAGCAGTCGCAGGCGTCGATGCCGCTCCCCGACGACTGGATGGACCTGCTGCCCGAACTGGACCCGCAGCCGCAGGATCATCGGGTCACCAAATACACGTGGGGCGCGTTCCTCGGCACCGGTCTCGAATCGCGGCTGAAGTCGGCTGGCGTCACCCAGATCGTGCTGGCCGGCGTCGCGACCAGCATGGGCGTCGAATCGACCGCGCGCGAAGCCTACGCGCTCGGGTTCAACGTGACGCTCGCCATCGACGCGATGACCGACCTGAGCGAAGCGGCGCATATCAACAGCGTGTCGCGCATCTTTCCGCGTCTCGGCGAAACCGGCACGACGCAGGAAATCGTCGCGCTGCTCGACTCACACAGCGTCTGA
- a CDS encoding MarR family winged helix-turn-helix transcriptional regulator encodes MTRARISTPALESVVADLTLAIGQLLRRLRSEAHPGELNLSQASVLARLAREGPLTTADLARAESMKPQSMKAILAILEEAGCVERQPHPTDGRQILFVPTPKGLEERKRRTAAKREWLVDALAGLDQAEIDALAAAIPIIKRLGDS; translated from the coding sequence ATGACCCGTGCCCGCATCTCCACTCCCGCGCTCGAATCCGTCGTCGCCGACCTCACGCTGGCGATCGGCCAGTTGCTGCGCCGGCTTCGTTCGGAGGCCCATCCGGGCGAACTGAATCTGTCGCAGGCGAGCGTGCTCGCGCGCCTCGCGCGCGAAGGCCCGCTGACGACGGCCGACCTCGCCCGCGCGGAATCGATGAAACCGCAGTCGATGAAGGCGATCCTGGCGATCCTCGAAGAAGCGGGCTGCGTCGAGCGTCAGCCGCATCCGACCGACGGCCGCCAGATCCTGTTCGTGCCGACGCCGAAGGGCCTCGAAGAGCGCAAGCGGCGAACGGCGGCCAAACGCGAATGGCTCGTCGATGCGCTGGCGGGCCTCGATCAGGCGGAGATCGACGCGCTCGCGGCGGCCATCCCGATCATCAAGCGGCTCGGCGATTCCTGA
- a CDS encoding AraC family transcriptional regulator produces the protein MAHLQSLHRGTTQPDAAGSALPSGAPLPRRALCGLAQPCLARPQQTRGFRFFEATLLLVVSGELTLDAGDGPLTTNSPLSLMVVDQHARADLTKLPGGQENRFRSIFLSLSPALVSAFYHAYPALASIPPLAKPALVPLDDDLSNTLRHCVESIEDPRLSDERLHHRLMDLLLALSERHCLLARPSQQGAAERLRVLFSEDPARPWTARDAGRELAMSESTLRRRLADERVGFEALLIDVRMHHAMMLMQTTRWPIPRIADACGYRSRARFTERFRERFGALPSDVR, from the coding sequence ATGGCCCACTTGCAGTCGTTGCATCGAGGCACGACGCAACCGGACGCCGCCGGATCGGCGCTCCCGTCCGGCGCGCCGCTGCCGCGCCGCGCGTTGTGCGGACTCGCGCAGCCTTGCCTTGCGCGGCCGCAGCAGACGCGCGGTTTCAGGTTCTTCGAAGCGACGCTGCTGCTGGTCGTGTCGGGCGAACTGACGCTGGATGCCGGCGACGGACCGCTGACGACGAACTCGCCCCTTTCGCTGATGGTCGTGGACCAGCATGCGCGCGCCGATCTGACCAAGCTGCCCGGCGGCCAGGAAAACCGCTTCCGTTCGATTTTCCTGTCGCTATCGCCGGCGCTCGTGAGCGCGTTCTATCACGCGTATCCGGCACTCGCGTCGATACCGCCGCTCGCGAAACCCGCCCTCGTGCCGCTCGACGACGACCTGTCGAACACGCTCAGGCACTGCGTCGAAAGCATCGAGGACCCGCGGCTCAGCGACGAACGCCTGCATCATCGGCTGATGGACCTGCTGCTGGCGTTATCGGAACGCCACTGTCTGCTGGCCCGTCCGTCGCAGCAAGGCGCAGCGGAACGGCTGCGCGTGCTGTTCAGCGAAGACCCCGCGCGGCCGTGGACCGCCCGCGACGCCGGCCGCGAACTGGCGATGAGCGAATCGACGCTCAGGCGGCGCCTCGCCGACGAGCGCGTCGGTTTCGAGGCGCTGCTGATCGACGTGAGGATGCACCACGCGATGATGCTGATGCAGACCACGCGCTGGCCGATCCCGCGGATTGCCGACGCCTGCGGTTATCGATCCCGCGCGCGGTTCACGGAGCGGTTCCGTGAGCGGTTCGGCGCGTTGCCCTCGGACGTCCGCTAG
- a CDS encoding YbhB/YbcL family Raf kinase inhibitor-like protein yields the protein MQLTSQSFDDGKPIPGEFAFAVPDAATHVALSSNRNPHLAWRDAPAGTQSFVLVCHDPDVPSRGDDVNQEGREVAASLPRVDFFHWLLLDIPAHVAEIAAGSHSASVTPRGKPGPAVEGGLRHGINDYTGWFAGDAQMNGEYYGYDGPCPPWNDAIAHRYVFAVYALATPTLEVDGPLTGANVRAALACAQVLGEARITGIYSLNPAVAVA from the coding sequence ATGCAACTGACCAGCCAGAGCTTCGACGACGGCAAGCCCATCCCCGGCGAATTCGCGTTCGCCGTGCCGGACGCCGCAACGCACGTCGCGTTGTCGTCCAACCGCAATCCGCATCTCGCATGGCGCGACGCGCCGGCCGGCACGCAGTCGTTCGTGCTCGTCTGCCACGATCCGGACGTGCCGAGCCGCGGCGACGACGTCAACCAGGAAGGCCGCGAAGTGGCGGCGTCGCTGCCGCGCGTCGACTTCTTCCACTGGCTGCTGCTCGACATTCCGGCGCACGTCGCCGAAATCGCGGCCGGCAGCCACTCCGCGAGCGTGACGCCGCGCGGCAAGCCGGGTCCGGCCGTCGAGGGCGGCCTGCGTCATGGCATCAACGACTACACCGGATGGTTCGCCGGCGACGCGCAGATGAACGGCGAATACTACGGCTACGACGGCCCCTGCCCGCCGTGGAACGACGCCATCGCGCACCGCTACGTGTTCGCGGTCTACGCGCTGGCAACGCCGACGCTCGAAGTGGACGGCCCGCTGACCGGCGCGAACGTCCGCGCCGCGCTGGCTTGCGCACAGGTGCTCGGCGAGGCCCGCATCACCGGCATCTACAGCCTCAATCCGGCTGTGGCGGTCGCATAA
- a CDS encoding ArsR/SmtB family transcription factor has protein sequence MNDVTRISALANESRLAVMRWLKEPRKHFPHQPHGDVDELGVCCTFITEKLRIAPATTTRHMRILADAGLVRATRIGKFTYYKRIDAELKKLSRDLSQL, from the coding sequence ATGAACGACGTTACCCGCATCAGCGCACTCGCCAACGAAAGCCGGCTCGCCGTGATGCGATGGCTCAAGGAGCCGAGAAAGCATTTCCCTCATCAGCCGCACGGCGATGTCGATGAACTGGGCGTGTGCTGTACGTTCATCACCGAGAAGCTGCGCATTGCGCCGGCCACCACCACCCGGCACATGCGCATCCTGGCCGACGCGGGACTCGTGCGCGCCACCCGCATCGGGAAATTCACTTATTACAAGCGGATAGACGCCGAGCTGAAAAAGCTCAGTCGCGATCTTTCGCAGCTTTGA
- a CDS encoding pyridoxal phosphate-dependent decarboxylase family protein — MDEHALIADADRRAHAYLTSIGKRRVFPDAATLSGLSAFDEPFPEQGKPPSDVLRLLDESGSPATAASNDPRYFGFVIGAALPAAAAAERLMLAWDQCASSFDNSPVAATVERIAARWVLDALDLPRESAVGFGTSATACTLVAIAAARRALLARKGWDYDEDGLIGAPEVKVVISELAHITVKKALRVLGFGMKRIVAAPVDAHARIDPDRLPALDDMTILCLQAGEVNTGEFDPFPTLIPRARAAGAWVHVDGAFGLWARASSKAPLTDGIDAADSWTTDGHKWLNTPYDGAMTICREAAALASAMNSDAAYSAASQDAQKNLNLEFSRRPRGIPIWAALRALGRTGIAAMVERHCAQASRIADGLRAGGYQVLNRVVLNQVLVRADTDEQTVAIRQAAQASGDVWFGPTVWQGRPAFRISVSSWRTGDEHVEQLIELLCRLRGTHAA, encoded by the coding sequence GTGGATGAACATGCACTCATCGCGGACGCGGACCGGCGCGCCCACGCGTATCTGACGTCGATCGGCAAACGGCGCGTCTTCCCGGACGCCGCCACGTTGAGCGGCCTGTCCGCGTTCGACGAACCGTTTCCGGAGCAGGGCAAACCGCCTTCCGACGTTCTGCGGTTGCTGGACGAATCCGGCTCTCCCGCGACGGCCGCGTCGAACGATCCTCGCTACTTCGGCTTTGTCATTGGTGCGGCGCTGCCGGCCGCGGCGGCGGCCGAGCGGTTGATGCTCGCATGGGACCAGTGTGCGTCCTCTTTCGACAACTCGCCGGTCGCGGCGACCGTCGAACGCATCGCCGCGCGCTGGGTTCTGGATGCGCTCGATCTGCCGCGTGAAAGCGCCGTCGGGTTCGGCACCAGCGCAACGGCATGCACGCTCGTCGCCATCGCGGCCGCGCGGCGCGCGTTGCTGGCCCGCAAGGGTTGGGACTACGACGAAGACGGCTTGATCGGCGCACCGGAAGTCAAGGTGGTGATTTCGGAACTGGCCCATATCACCGTCAAGAAGGCGCTGCGCGTTCTCGGTTTCGGCATGAAGCGGATCGTCGCCGCGCCGGTGGACGCCCATGCGCGCATCGATCCGGATCGCCTGCCGGCGCTCGACGACATGACGATCCTGTGTCTGCAGGCGGGCGAGGTCAACACCGGCGAATTCGATCCGTTCCCGACGCTGATTCCGCGCGCCAGGGCGGCGGGTGCATGGGTGCATGTGGACGGCGCGTTCGGCTTGTGGGCGCGAGCTTCATCGAAGGCCCCGTTGACGGACGGCATAGACGCCGCCGATAGCTGGACCACCGACGGCCACAAGTGGCTCAACACGCCGTACGACGGCGCGATGACCATTTGCCGGGAGGCAGCGGCGCTTGCGTCCGCGATGAACAGCGACGCGGCTTATTCCGCTGCGTCGCAGGATGCGCAGAAGAACCTCAACCTGGAGTTTTCGCGGCGGCCGCGCGGCATTCCCATCTGGGCGGCGCTGCGCGCGCTCGGCCGTACCGGCATCGCGGCGATGGTCGAGCGTCATTGCGCGCAGGCATCGCGTATCGCAGACGGATTGCGGGCAGGCGGTTATCAGGTGCTGAATCGTGTCGTCCTCAACCAGGTTCTCGTGCGCGCCGATACCGACGAGCAGACCGTCGCCATTCGTCAGGCCGCGCAGGCATCGGGGGACGTGTGGTTCGGTCCGACCGTGTGGCAAGGCCGCCCCGCGTTCCGGATCAGCGTTTCGTCGTGGCGCACCGGCGACGAGCATGTGGAGCAGCTCATCGAACTGCTGTGCCGGTTGCGTGGAACTCACGCTGCATAG
- a CDS encoding acyl-CoA dehydrogenase family protein, with translation MTSLLNDTDRTTHSTGADYETLAARFRPLFERIAAGAAERDRTRTLPRDAIDALKAAGFGALRVPVSHGGFGASIPQLFRLIVELAAADSNLPQALRSHFAFVEDRLNAASDAVQKTWFDRFVSGQIVGGAWTEVGNAIGDVRTRVSKQGDGWVIDGAKYYSTGGLFADWLDVYARRADDDGDVIAVVNRHQPGVQLDDDWDGFGQVGTASGTTRFQHASVDAQNVIDFARRFRYQTAFYQLFHVATLAGIAQAVKRDAAELVRARTRIYSHGNASRSGDDAQIQQVVGEIAAWAYAAEAIALRAAEPLQRAYDAHRGGDEQAEYAANLDAEIESAQSQLVVSDLALRASTHLFDALGASATSTAKALDRHWRNARTVSSHNPLVYKARIVGDWAINGAEPPYVWKIGDGQQNPVSGARA, from the coding sequence ATGACTTCGTTGCTGAACGACACCGACCGGACTACCCACTCGACGGGCGCCGACTACGAAACACTCGCCGCCCGCTTTCGCCCCCTCTTCGAACGGATCGCCGCGGGCGCGGCCGAGCGCGACCGCACGCGCACATTGCCTCGCGATGCGATCGACGCGCTGAAAGCGGCCGGCTTCGGCGCGCTGCGGGTGCCGGTATCGCACGGCGGCTTCGGCGCGTCGATCCCGCAGCTGTTCCGGTTGATCGTCGAACTGGCCGCCGCCGATTCGAATCTGCCGCAGGCGCTGCGCTCGCATTTCGCATTCGTCGAGGACCGGCTCAACGCAGCGTCCGACGCCGTGCAGAAAACCTGGTTCGACCGCTTCGTCAGCGGCCAGATCGTCGGCGGTGCGTGGACCGAGGTCGGCAACGCGATCGGCGACGTGCGCACGCGCGTGTCGAAGCAGGGCGACGGCTGGGTGATCGACGGCGCGAAATACTACAGCACCGGCGGCCTGTTCGCGGACTGGCTCGACGTCTATGCGCGGCGCGCCGACGATGACGGCGACGTGATCGCGGTCGTCAACCGGCATCAGCCGGGCGTGCAGCTCGACGACGACTGGGACGGTTTCGGCCAGGTCGGCACCGCGAGCGGCACGACGCGCTTCCAGCACGCGAGCGTCGACGCGCAGAACGTGATCGACTTCGCGCGCCGCTTTCGCTACCAGACCGCGTTCTATCAGCTTTTCCACGTCGCGACGCTGGCGGGCATCGCGCAGGCGGTGAAGCGCGACGCGGCCGAACTGGTCCGCGCGCGCACGCGCATCTACAGCCACGGCAACGCGTCGCGCTCCGGCGACGACGCGCAGATCCAGCAGGTGGTCGGCGAAATCGCAGCGTGGGCCTATGCGGCCGAAGCGATCGCGCTGCGCGCGGCCGAGCCGTTGCAGCGCGCGTATGACGCGCATCGAGGCGGCGACGAGCAGGCCGAATACGCGGCGAACCTCGACGCCGAAATCGAATCCGCGCAGAGCCAACTGGTGGTGTCGGACCTCGCGCTGCGCGCGTCCACGCATCTGTTCGACGCGCTCGGCGCATCGGCGACGAGCACCGCAAAAGCATTGGACCGTCACTGGCGCAACGCGCGTACGGTGTCGTCGCACAATCCGCTCGTGTACAAGGCGAGGATCGTCGGCGACTGGGCGATCAACGGCGCCGAGCCGCCTTACGTATGGAAGATCGGGGACGGCCAGCAAAACCCCGTGAGCGGGGCGCGCGCATGA